TTAACTTACCAAATATATCTTTTGAGCCATCTTGTACATTTTCGGCATTTTGAACTATTAAACCTAAACCAACAAAATTAAGTGCATATTGATTATTTACTTTAATTACATCATATGTACCAACTTGTGCCGAAATCATTTGTTCGCTCGCTTGTTTATGATTAGGTGCTATATTAAGCGTTTTTGTAAAATCATTAAAAGTACCGCCTGGTAATATACCAATAGGTAATTTAAGGTCATATGTCATAACACCATTAATAAGCTCATTAACAGTACCATCGCCACCGAGAATAAATAATATGTCTACATCACTTGCATAGTCTTTAGCTTTGATTTCTTGGCAATATTTGATAATATCTCCTTCATTTTCACTCAATTGAATAGAAAGATGCTTACAAATTGAACTTAATGCTGTTGTAACTTCCCCAATACCTTGATTAATATTTTTTAATCCACTGTGTTCATGGTAAAAGAGGACACCATGTGTATATTTATTTTCCATAGTTTAGCCTACTTTCTAAAAATTGGTTTACTAACTATATATACCCATTTTTAATTGTAAATACCAAAGAAGCTGGCGGGGCCCCAACAAAGAGAAATTGTATTCCCAATTTCTACAGGCAATGCAAGTTGGCGGGGCCCCAACAAAGAGAAATTGGATTCCCAATTTCTACAGACAATGCAGGTTGGGGTGGGCCCCAACACAGAAGCTGACGGCAAGATAGCTTACAATTGCTGTGGCTGAAGTGTAAGGACCGTTACATAATAAATCATTAGTGGTTTTTTATCATTTCAGAACTGCAGCCGGACCAATTATAATGCTAACATTTAATTTTCAATGTGAAATAAAAAAACTGTAAGCCAATTGAATGACTTACAGTTTTTGATATCTATAAAGTAATTTAAGATCGTTAATTAGCGGATTCCTTTCATCGCTTTAATGATTAAAGGTGAGAATGCTAATACAATTGTTGTAACGACAATTGCTACGATACCTAAGAAGATAAAGTAATTAGTTTGATCAAGTGGTTCAATTAACTTAACCAATGTACCGTTAATTGCTTGTGCAGAAGCATTAGTTAAGTACCAAATACTCATCATTTGTGCATTAAATGCTTTTGGTGCTAATTTTACAGCTGCACTATTACCAGTTGGCGATAAGCAAAGTTCGCCGATTACACAGATAATATAAGATAAAATCACCCAGTTAACTGAGAAATGTGCAGAACCTGATGTGTAACCTACAATACCGATAAGTATGTAAGATGCACCTGCTAAAAATGTACCAATTGCAAATTTCACTGGTAAGCTAGGTTGTTTAGTACCAAGCTTTTGCCATAAAAGCGAAATAATTGGTGCCAATAATAAAATAAACAATGGATTAATTGATTGGAAAATCGCTTCTCCAAAGTTTGTTTTCCAGCCAAATAGATTTAATTTCATATCTGACTGTTCGATTCCATAAATGTTTAATACATTTGATCCTTGTTCTTGGATAGCCCAGAAAACCATTCCAAGAATAAACAATGGAATAAATGCTTTAACACGAGAACGTTCAGTATCTGTCACATCTTTACTTTTAATAATTATTGTGAAGTAGACGATAGGTAATGCAATACCTAATACTAAAACAGTGTTACTAACTAAGTTAAATGATAGTGAATTAGTTACAGCGCCAATTGTGATTATTAACACAATTGCTAATACAACGCTCCCGATAATAATTCCGTATTTTTTCTTTTCAGCTGGTGTCAATGGATTAGTTGGTTTCATACCTACACTACCTAAGTTTTTACGGTTGAAAAGTACATACCATACTAAACCTAGTGCCATACCTACGGCTGCGATTAAGAATCCACCGTGGAAATTTTTAACATTAACAAAGTGTTGCAAAATGATAGGTGATAGTAATGCACCCATATTAACTGACATATAGAAAATTACAAAACCAGCATCCATACGTCTGTCATTTTCAGGATATAAACGACCAACAATATTTGAAATATTAGGTTTCATTAAACCTGAACCAATAATGATGAAGAACATTGATGTGAATAAGCCGATTAAAGCAAATGGTAGGCTTAGACAAATATGTCCGATAATAATAAAGACTGCACCTAATAAAGTAGCGCCTCTTGTGCCTGTAATTCTGTCAGCGATCCATCCACCTGGTATTGATGTCATATAGATTAATGAACCATAAACTGACATGATTGACATAGCTGTTGTTTTGTCAATTCCAAGGCCATTATCTGTTACAGCGAAGTACATGTAGAAAATGAGTAGGGCACGCATGCCATAATAACTAAACCTTTCCCAAAATTCTACAAAAAATAGTACGCCTAGGCCTCTAGGATGCCCGAAAAATCCTGTTTGAGGTATGTCTTGAATTTGACTTCCATGGGAGTTTTGTTGTGTCATTTATACATCCCATCCTTTCTTCCCCTAATACAATAGTTAGTTTTAAAATGGTTGCGCGTCATCAACTAAGTACTTTCAATAAATCACAAAAAAATAGAAATATTGAGAATATTCTGTTATTAAGCGCGCACAATTAATTAGAGATAATATAAAAATATACTTATTGGCGTTAAAGTGCAATAGGTTTCTATAAAATTGTTATTTATTTTGTGTATAATTATCCTTTTTGATTACTTCGAATTTTAAAATTTAAAATTAAATTACAAAACACGTACAAAAAAATACACACCAAAAAGTCGATATCTAAACAACTTTAGGTGTGTATTTGTATAACTTTTTTAACGATTATCTATTTTTTCAGGGTATAAATCATGGTTCATTAAGCGATGTTCTGCCATTTTTTCATATTTAGAGTTTGGACGTCCATAATTAGTATATGGATCAATTGAAATACCGCCACGTGGTGTGAATTTACCCCACACTTCAATGTAGTGAGGATCCATCAGTGCAATCAAATCATTCATGATGATGTTCATGCAATCTTCGTGGAAATCTCCGTGGTTTCTAAAGCTAAATAAATATAACTTCAACGATTTTGATTCAACCATTTTAACGTTCGGAATATATGAAATATAGATTGTTGCAAAATCTGGTTGTCCTGTAATAGGACATAAAGAAGTAAATTCAGGACAATTGAATTTAACGAAATAATCACGGCCTTGATGTTTATTGTCAAATGATTCTAATACATCTGGACGATAGTCAAAATTGTAAGTATTTTCTTGGTTTCCTAATAAAGTAATATCTTGTAATTCATCTTGTTGACGGCCTTGTGCCATAAAAAATGCTCCTTTGATTTTATTTATTTAATGATACTTTAGCGTCTCGGCGTGCTTTTTCAAACATGTAATAGCTTGCACCGATAATAACGACATAACCTAATGTTGCATAGAAATCTGGAGACTCTCCAAATAAAATAAAGCCAAGTATTGCTGTAAATATTATAGATGCATACGTAAAAATAGAAATATCTTTCGCAGCAGCAAAACTATATGCCAATGTAACACCAATTTGACCAACTGCTGCGGCTAGTCCAGCACCTAAAAGGTACAGTATTTGCATTTGAGTCATTGGAACATATGTATATGCAGTGAAAGGTATTAAAACGATGACAGAGAATAATGAGAAGTAAAATACTATTGTATATGGTGCTTCTCTTGTACTAAGTGCTCTGACACAAGTGTATGCTGATGCTGCAAAGATACCTGAGAATAATCCAGCTAGTGAAGGAATTATTGATGAAGAAAATTCAGGTTTAACAATTAAAAGCATACCTAGTATTGCAACTATCATAGCTGTGATTTGATACTTTCTCACTTTTTCATGCAAGAAAATAATGCTTAATAAAATCGTCCAAAAAGGGTTGAGTTTCATTAAAGAGTCTGCATCACTTAGTACCATATGGTCGATTGCATAAATATTTAGCAATACACCAATAAGTCCTAAGGTTGAACGCGTTAGTAATAATGGTTGACTAGAGAGTCTACCAAACATTGGTTGATGATATTTATATATAAAAAATAGTGGAATAAACATTGCTACTAAGTTTCGTGCTAATGATTTTTGAAAAACAGGAAGATCACCTGCAAGTCTGAAAAACACTGACATAAAACTGAAACCAATAGCCGAAATTAATATGGCAATGATACCTTTTACTTTAGGATTCAATTTTATCGCCTCTTTTATATAAAATTAACGTATTTATATTAGCATAAATCAACATATTGTGCATAAATAGTTGAAATTTAAAAGAAAAGATTTATAATTGATTATACGAACAAATGTTCTCGTGTTTATTTGACGGAATTATAGGGCATTACTTAGTCATGAATGTTTGTGTTATTACGTTTAAATAAAATCAATTAAGCATCTAAGTAATTGGTTATTTCTTGATTTTTGTTGATACGATTGAGTTTGTTACAGATTTAAAAAAAGCAAGTGATATCTACTGAAAAAAATTTTTAAATTTGCCGAAGTTTTTCTATTTAAGTAATGGTGCCTAATTGGAACGTTTTACGAACATTCAAACGGAAAATGACACTTTAAATCATTGATGGTCTTATGTATAATGAAACACATAATATAGTGTTGCTAATACGAAAAAGACACAATATCTTGTGTTTTGTATGCAAATGCTTTATTTATGAAGAAATTACTTTTAAAAGTAATTTAACACTGAAATTTAATAGTTATTATCAATTTATAGTCATATTTTCAGAAAATGCACTAAGCAAATGGAAGATGTCAAATGATGTAAACACTACATATAGTGATTTTGATACATACAACCCATACAAGCTACTATTTTCTCAAATATAAATCTATGCAATTGGTTTGGTTTACATTTGAGAAAATAAGTAGCTTCATTATAGTTAAAGCAATGCTGAGATAAACATGAATTTTAATGTTGTTAAAGCATTTTTTAATTGTAATGGCTACTTAATTTAAAAGGGTTGAAGAAAGAAGGTGATCCAATGAAAATAATATATTTTTCATTTACTGGAAATGTCCGTCGATTTATCAAGAGAACAGAACTAGAAAATACACTTGAGATTACAGCAGATAATTGTATGGAACCAGTTCATGAACCGTTTATTATCGTTACAGGCACTATTGGATTTGGAGAAGTACCAAAACCAGTTCAATCTTTTTTAGAAGTTAATCATCAATACATCAGAGGTGTGGCAGCTAGCGGTAATCGAAATTGGGGACTAAATTTCGCTAAAGCGGGTCGCACGATATCAGAGGAGTATAATGTCCCTTTATTAATGAAGTTTGAGTTACATGGAAAAAACAAAGACGTTATTGAATTTAAGAACAAGGTGGGTAATTTTAATGAAAACCATGGAAGAGAAAAAGTACAATCATATTGAATTAAATAATGAGGTCACTAAACGAAGAGAAGATGGATTCTTTAGTTTAGAAAAAGACCAAGAAGCATTAGCTGCTTATTTAGAAGAAGTAAAGGACAAAACAATCTTTTTCGATTCAGAAATAGAACGTTTACGTTACTTAGTAGTTAATGATTTCTATTTCAATGTGTTTGATATATATAGCGAAGCTGATCTTATTGAAATTACTGACTATGCAAAATCTATTCCATTTAAATTTGCAAGTTATATGTCAGCAAGTAAATTTTTCAAAGATTATGCTTTGAAAACTAATGATAAAAGTCAATATTTAGAAGACTACAATCAACACGTTGCTATTGTTGCTTTATACTTAGCGAACGGTAATAAAGAACAAGCGAAACAATTTATTTCAGCAATGGTTGAACAAAGATATCAACCAGCGACACCAACATTTTTAAACGCAGGTCGTGCACGTCGTGGTGAGCTAGTTTCATGTTTCTTATTAGAAGTAGATGATAGCTTAAATTCAATTAACTTTATTGATTCAACTGCAAAGCAATTAAGTAAAATTGGTGGCGGCGTAGCGATTAATTTATCTAAATTGCGTGCACGTGGTGAAGCGATTAAAGGTATCAAAGGCGTAGCTAAAGGTGTGTTACCAATCGCTAAATCACTTGAAGGTGGTTTCAGTTATGCAGACCAACTAGGTCAAAGACCTGGTGCTGGTGCCGTGTACTTAAATATCTTCCACTACGATGTAGAAGAGTTTTTAGATACTAAAAAAGTAAATGCCGATGAAGACCTACGTTTATCTACAATTTCAACTGGTTTAATCGTTCCATCTAAATTCTTTGATTTAGCTAAAGAAGGTAAAGACTTCTATATGTTTGCACCTCATACAGTTAAAGAAGAATACGGTGTGACATTAGATGATATTGATTTAGATAAATATTATGATGACATGGTTGCAAATCCAAATGTTGACAAAAAGAAAAAGAATGCGCGTGAAATGTTGAATTTAATTGCACAAACGCAATTACAATCAGGTTATCCATATTTAATGTTTAAAGACAATGCAAATAAAGTGCATCCGAACTCAAATATTGGTCAAATTAAAATGAGTAATTTATGTACTGAAATTTTCCAATTACAAGAAACATCAATTATTAATGATTATGGTGTTGAAGATGAAATCAAACGTGATATTTCATGTAACTTAGGTTCATTAAACATTGTGAATGTAATGGAAAGTGGTAAGTTTAGAGACTCAGTACATTCTGGTATGGATGCATTAACGATTGTAAGTGACGTTGCAAATATTCAAAATGCACCTGGCGTTAGAAAAGCAAATAGCGAATTACACTCAGTTGGTTTAGGTGTTATGAACTTGCATGGTTACTTAGCTAAAAATAAAATTGGTTATGAGTCAGAAGAAGCAAAAGACTTTGCAAATATCTTCTTTATGATGATGAACTTCTACTCAATTGAACGTTCAATGGAAATTGCTAAAGAACGTGGTATTAAATATCAAGATTTCGAGAAATCTGATTATGCAAATGGTAAATATTTTGAGTTCTATACGTCTCAAGAATTTGAACCACAATTTGAAAAAGTACGTGAATTATTCGATGGAATGACAATTCCTACTTCAGAAGATTGGAAGAAATTACAACAAGATATTGAACAATACGGTTTATATCATGCCTATAGATTAGCGATTGCGCCAACTCAAAGTATTTCTTATGTTCAAAATGCTACAAGTTCTGTAATGCCTATTGTTGATCAAATTGAACGTCGTACTTATGGTAATGCTGAAACATTCTATCCAATGCCATTCTTATCACCACAAACAATGTGGTATTACAAATCAGCATTTAATACAGATCAAATGAAGTTAATTGATTTAATAGCAACGATACAAACACATATTGATCAAGGTATTTCAACAATTCTATATGTTAACTCTGAAATCTCTACACGTGAGTTAGCAAGATTATATGTATATGCGCACTATAAAGGATTAAAATCACTTTACTATACTAGAAATAAATTATTAAGCGTAGAAGAATGTACTAGTTGTTCTATTTAATAAATCAACGTTTATAGACAATATCAGCTAATCATCTGTAAAAGGTGACAGATGATTAGACTATCATGTCTATATTTATCAATAATTGATTAACATTACAGGAGGAAATTATATTCATGATAGCTGTTAATTGGAACACACAAGAAGATATGACGAATATGTTTTGGAGACAAAATATTTCTCAAATGTGGGTTGAAACAGAATTTAAAGTATCAAAAGACATTGCAAGTTGGAAAACATTATCTGAAGCTGAACAAGACACTTTTAAAAAGGCTTTGGCAGGGTTAACAGGTTTAGATACACATCAAGCAGACGATGGTATGCCGCTAGTCATGCTACATACTACAGATTTAAGAAAAAAGGCTGTTTATTCATTTATGGCGATGATGGAACAAATTCATGCGAAAAGTTATTCGCATATTTTCACAACATTATTACCATCTAGCGAAACAAATTATTTATTAGATGAGTGGGTATTAGAAGAACCTCATTTAAAATATAAATCAGATAAAATCGTTGCAAATTATCATAAACTTTGGGGTAAAGAGGCTTCAATTTATGATCAATATATGGCTAGAGTAACAAGTGTATTTTTAGAGACATTTTTATTCTTCTCAGGTTTCTATTATCCGTTATACTTAGCTGGTCAAGGAAAAATGACTACATCAGGTGAAATCATTCGTAAAATTTTATTAGATGAATCTATTCATGGTGTATTTACTGGGCTAGATGCTCAACATTTACGTAATGAATTATCTGAAAGTGAGAAGCAAAAAGCAGATCAAGAAATGTATAAACTTTTAAATGACTTATACTTAAATGAAGAGTCATATACAAAGATGTTATACGATGATCTTGGAATCACTGAAGACGTGTTAAACTACGTTAAATATAATGGGAATAAAGCACTTTCTAACTTAGGTTTTGAACCATATTTTGAAGAACGTGAATTTAACCCAATCATTGAAAATGCATTAGATACAACAACTAAAAACCATGACTTCTTCTCTGTAAAAGGTGATGGTTATGTCTTAGCATTAAATGTTGAAGCACTACAAGATGATGACTTTGTATTTGATAACAAGTAAATAAATTAAAAGGACCTTTACATGAAAAGGGATAGTGATATATAACACTGCTTTCATGTAGAAGGTCCTTTTTTATATTTCAATTGAAGAAGACTGGCATTATATAGCTCTATGTCAAATTGAACTCATTAGCTCAATTTGACATAGAGCCATAATTCATTTAGTCAATAGTACATTACAATTAGTTTCTTATTTCTCATTATGGCTTTAAATACATCATTAAGAAAATTAATTTTCAATTTAATTGCAAAAAACAATAATATTGACAATAAATTATCTGAAAGACTATTGAAATGAGTATCAAAAAACGATACTATTAATGAGAAATATTATCAATGATAACGATTATCATTTAATAAAAGGGAGAAAAATTTGTAATGAAGTATTTATTGAAGGGAAATATTTTGCTTCTATTACTTATGTTGTTGACTATTATTTCGCTGTTTATCGGTGTGAGTGAATTATCGATCAAAGATATATTTCATTTAACTAAAGATCAGCAAAATATTTTATTTTCAAGTCGAATTCCTAGAACGATGAGTATTTTAATTGCCGGTAGTTCATTGGCGCTAGCGGGCTTGATTATGCAACAAATGATGCAAAATAAGTTTGTAAGTCCTACTACAGCTGGAACAATGGAGTGGGCTAAATTAGGTATTTTAATAGCCTTATTATTCTTTCCAACAGGTCATATATTATTGAAATTAGTATTTGCTGTTGTATGTAGCATATGCGGTACATTTTTATTTGTTAAAATAATTGATTTTATCAAAGTGAAAGATGTCATCTTTGTCCCACTATTAGGGATTATGATAGGTGGTATTGTTGCAAGTTTTACAACCTTCATCTCATTGCGTACGAATGCTGTACAAAGCATTGGTAACTGGCTTAACGGGAACTTTGCCATTATTACAAGCGGACGTTATGAAATTTTATATTTAAGTATTCCTCTTTTAGCACTGACATATCTGTTTGCTAATCACTTCACTATTGTAGGAATGGGTAAAGATTTCACTAATAATTTAGGTTTGAGTTATGAGAAGTTAATTAATATTGCGCTTTTCATAACTGCAACAATTACAGCTTTAGTAGTTGTCACAGTTGGAACTTTGCCATTTTTAGGTTTAGTTATTCCGAATATTATTTCAATTTATAGAGGCGATCATTTGAAAAATGCTATACCACACACAATGATGTTAGGTGCAATATTTGTATTGTTTTCAGATATCGTAGGTAGAGTAGTCGTTTATCCATATGAAATAAATATTGGTTTAACAATTGGTGTTTTTGGAACAATTATTTTCCTTATCTTATTGATGAAAGGTAGGAAAAATTATGCACAACAATAATAAAAAACTTACTATTTTAATCATCGTGACATGTCTGGTTGCTTTACTCTATTTATTTGCAGGTATTGATTTTGAAATTTTTGAATATCAATTTTCAAGTCGTTTGAGAAAATTTATTTTAATTATACTTGTTGGGGCTGCTATTGCGACTTCAGTTGTCATCTTTCAAGCAATTACGAATAATCGTTTGTTAACACCTTCGATTATGGGACTTGATGCAGTTTATTTGTTTATAAAAGTTATCCCGGTATTTCTACTTGGCATTCAATCGGTTTGGGTGACTAATGTATATTTGAATTTTATTTTAACGTTAATTACCATGGTGCTTTTTGCATTGATACTATTTCAAGTCATTTTTAAAATTGGCCATTTTTCAATTTACTTTATTTTGCTAGTTGGGGTACTACTAGGTACGTTTTTTAGAAGTATTACCGGATTTATTCAATTAATTATGGACCCTGAATCATTTTTAGCGATACAAAGTAGTATGTTTGCGAATTTCAATGCTTCTAATTCAAATTTAGTCACTTTTTCAGCAGTCATTTTAGTAATACTATTAATCATTACGATTTTCTTACTACCTTATTTAGATGTATTACTATTAGGTCGTGCAGAAGCAATAAATTTAGGTGTTTCGTATGAACAATTAACGCGAATTTTATTAGTGATTGTATCAATTTTAGTTTCAGTTTCAACTGCATTAGTAGGTCCTATTACGTTTTTAGGTCTTTTAACTGTGAACTTGGCTCATGAATTAATGAAGACATATGAACATAAATATATATTAATTGCGACAATTTGTTTGAGTTGGATTAGTTTATTTAGTGCGCAATGGGTTGTTGAAAATGTTTTTGAAGCTACGACAGAGATGAGCTTACTTATTGATTTGATAGGTGGAAGTTATTTCATTTATCTATTAGTTAAAAGGAGAAATGCGCAGTGATACAAGTTAAGAATTTAACTAAGACAATACATAATCAAACGATATTAAAAGATATCAGTATAACTATTGAAAAAGGTAAGTTAACGTCATTAATCGGACCAAATGGCGCTGGTAAAAGTACATTACTTTCAGCGATATGTCGTTTAATTCGCTTTGATGAAGGTGAAGTGAAAATTGATGGACAAGCTATGTCTGATTACAAAAATAATGATTTATCTAAAAAGATATCAATTTTGAAGCAAACAAATCATACTGAAATGAACATTACAGTTGAGCAATTAGTTAATTTTGGACGATTTCCATATTCAAAAGGACGATTAACAAAAGAAGATCATGCCATTGTTAATGATGCATTAGATTTATTACAGTTACAGGACATTAGGCATCGAAACATTAAATCATTGTCAGGTGGACAACGCCAACGTGCCTATATCGCAATGACAATAGCACAAGATACGGAATATATTTTACTAGATGAGCCTTTAAATAATTTAGATATGAAACATGCTGTTCAAATTATGCAAACGTTGCAAATGTTAGCACATAAAATGAATAAAGCAATCGTCATTGTCCTGCATGATATTAATTTTGCGTCCTGTTACTCAGATCACATTGTTGCACTGAAAGATGGGCAATTAGTTAAATCAGATTTGAAAGATAAGGTCATTCAAAGTAGTGTTTTAAGCGATTTATATGATATGGACATTCAGATAGAACTTATTAGAAACCAAAGAATTTGCTTATATTTTAAAGATT
This is a stretch of genomic DNA from Staphylococcus roterodami. It encodes these proteins:
- a CDS encoding diacylglycerol kinase family lipid kinase — protein: MENKYTHGVLFYHEHSGLKNINQGIGEVTTALSSICKHLSIQLSENEGDIIKYCQEIKAKDYASDVDILFILGGDGTVNELINGVMTYDLKLPIGILPGGTFNDFTKTLNIAPNHKQASEQMISAQVGTYDVIKVNNQYALNFVGLGLIVQNAENVQDGSKDIFGKLSYIGSTVKTLLNPTQFNYHLTVDKKSYSGETSMILTANGPFIGGSRIPLTDLSPQDGELNTFIFNEQSFSILNDIFKKRDSMNWNEITQGIEHLPGKKISLTTDPVMKVDIDGEISLETPLDIEVIPNAIQLLTVNE
- a CDS encoding peptide MFS transporter — encoded protein: MTQQNSHGSQIQDIPQTGFFGHPRGLGVLFFVEFWERFSYYGMRALLIFYMYFAVTDNGLGIDKTTAMSIMSVYGSLIYMTSIPGGWIADRITGTRGATLLGAVFIIIGHICLSLPFALIGLFTSMFFIIIGSGLMKPNISNIVGRLYPENDRRMDAGFVIFYMSVNMGALLSPIILQHFVNVKNFHGGFLIAAVGMALGLVWYVLFNRKNLGSVGMKPTNPLTPAEKKKYGIIIGSVVLAIVLIITIGAVTNSLSFNLVSNTVLVLGIALPIVYFTIIIKSKDVTDTERSRVKAFIPLFILGMVFWAIQEQGSNVLNIYGIEQSDMKLNLFGWKTNFGEAIFQSINPLFILLLAPIISLLWQKLGTKQPSLPVKFAIGTFLAGASYILIGIVGYTSGSAHFSVNWVILSYIICVIGELCLSPTGNSAAVKLAPKAFNAQMMSIWYLTNASAQAINGTLVKLIEPLDQTNYFIFLGIVAIVVTTIVLAFSPLIIKAMKGIR
- the queF gene encoding preQ(1) synthase, with the protein product MAQGRQQDELQDITLLGNQENTYNFDYRPDVLESFDNKHQGRDYFVKFNCPEFTSLCPITGQPDFATIYISYIPNVKMVESKSLKLYLFSFRNHGDFHEDCMNIIMNDLIALMDPHYIEVWGKFTPRGGISIDPYTNYGRPNSKYEKMAEHRLMNHDLYPEKIDNR
- a CDS encoding DMT family transporter; the encoded protein is MNPKVKGIIAILISAIGFSFMSVFFRLAGDLPVFQKSLARNLVAMFIPLFFIYKYHQPMFGRLSSQPLLLTRSTLGLIGVLLNIYAIDHMVLSDADSLMKLNPFWTILLSIIFLHEKVRKYQITAMIVAILGMLLIVKPEFSSSIIPSLAGLFSGIFAASAYTCVRALSTREAPYTIVFYFSLFSVIVLIPFTAYTYVPMTQMQILYLLGAGLAAAVGQIGVTLAYSFAAAKDISIFTYASIIFTAILGFILFGESPDFYATLGYVVIIGASYYMFEKARRDAKVSLNK
- the nrdI gene encoding class Ib ribonucleoside-diphosphate reductase assembly flavoprotein NrdI, which translates into the protein MKIIYFSFTGNVRRFIKRTELENTLEITADNCMEPVHEPFIIVTGTIGFGEVPKPVQSFLEVNHQYIRGVAASGNRNWGLNFAKAGRTISEEYNVPLLMKFELHGKNKDVIEFKNKVGNFNENHGREKVQSY
- the nrdE gene encoding class 1b ribonucleoside-diphosphate reductase subunit alpha, with product MKTMEEKKYNHIELNNEVTKRREDGFFSLEKDQEALAAYLEEVKDKTIFFDSEIERLRYLVVNDFYFNVFDIYSEADLIEITDYAKSIPFKFASYMSASKFFKDYALKTNDKSQYLEDYNQHVAIVALYLANGNKEQAKQFISAMVEQRYQPATPTFLNAGRARRGELVSCFLLEVDDSLNSINFIDSTAKQLSKIGGGVAINLSKLRARGEAIKGIKGVAKGVLPIAKSLEGGFSYADQLGQRPGAGAVYLNIFHYDVEEFLDTKKVNADEDLRLSTISTGLIVPSKFFDLAKEGKDFYMFAPHTVKEEYGVTLDDIDLDKYYDDMVANPNVDKKKKNAREMLNLIAQTQLQSGYPYLMFKDNANKVHPNSNIGQIKMSNLCTEIFQLQETSIINDYGVEDEIKRDISCNLGSLNIVNVMESGKFRDSVHSGMDALTIVSDVANIQNAPGVRKANSELHSVGLGVMNLHGYLAKNKIGYESEEAKDFANIFFMMMNFYSIERSMEIAKERGIKYQDFEKSDYANGKYFEFYTSQEFEPQFEKVRELFDGMTIPTSEDWKKLQQDIEQYGLYHAYRLAIAPTQSISYVQNATSSVMPIVDQIERRTYGNAETFYPMPFLSPQTMWYYKSAFNTDQMKLIDLIATIQTHIDQGISTILYVNSEISTRELARLYVYAHYKGLKSLYYTRNKLLSVEECTSCSI
- the nrdF gene encoding class 1b ribonucleoside-diphosphate reductase subunit beta; the encoded protein is MIAVNWNTQEDMTNMFWRQNISQMWVETEFKVSKDIASWKTLSEAEQDTFKKALAGLTGLDTHQADDGMPLVMLHTTDLRKKAVYSFMAMMEQIHAKSYSHIFTTLLPSSETNYLLDEWVLEEPHLKYKSDKIVANYHKLWGKEASIYDQYMARVTSVFLETFLFFSGFYYPLYLAGQGKMTTSGEIIRKILLDESIHGVFTGLDAQHLRNELSESEKQKADQEMYKLLNDLYLNEESYTKMLYDDLGITEDVLNYVKYNGNKALSNLGFEPYFEEREFNPIIENALDTTTKNHDFFSVKGDGYVLALNVEALQDDDFVFDNK
- a CDS encoding ABC transporter permease, which codes for MKYLLKGNILLLLLMLLTIISLFIGVSELSIKDIFHLTKDQQNILFSSRIPRTMSILIAGSSLALAGLIMQQMMQNKFVSPTTAGTMEWAKLGILIALLFFPTGHILLKLVFAVVCSICGTFLFVKIIDFIKVKDVIFVPLLGIMIGGIVASFTTFISLRTNAVQSIGNWLNGNFAIITSGRYEILYLSIPLLALTYLFANHFTIVGMGKDFTNNLGLSYEKLINIALFITATITALVVVTVGTLPFLGLVIPNIISIYRGDHLKNAIPHTMMLGAIFVLFSDIVGRVVVYPYEINIGLTIGVFGTIIFLILLMKGRKNYAQQ
- a CDS encoding iron chelate uptake ABC transporter family permease subunit, which produces MHNNNKKLTILIIVTCLVALLYLFAGIDFEIFEYQFSSRLRKFILIILVGAAIATSVVIFQAITNNRLLTPSIMGLDAVYLFIKVIPVFLLGIQSVWVTNVYLNFILTLITMVLFALILFQVIFKIGHFSIYFILLVGVLLGTFFRSITGFIQLIMDPESFLAIQSSMFANFNASNSNLVTFSAVILVILLIITIFLLPYLDVLLLGRAEAINLGVSYEQLTRILLVIVSILVSVSTALVGPITFLGLLTVNLAHELMKTYEHKYILIATICLSWISLFSAQWVVENVFEATTEMSLLIDLIGGSYFIYLLVKRRNAQ
- a CDS encoding ATP-binding cassette domain-containing protein, with protein sequence MIQVKNLTKTIHNQTILKDISITIEKGKLTSLIGPNGAGKSTLLSAICRLIRFDEGEVKIDGQAMSDYKNNDLSKKISILKQTNHTEMNITVEQLVNFGRFPYSKGRLTKEDHAIVNDALDLLQLQDIRHRNIKSLSGGQRQRAYIAMTIAQDTEYILLDEPLNNLDMKHAVQIMQTLQMLAHKMNKAIVIVLHDINFASCYSDHIVALKDGQLVKSDLKDKVIQSSVLSDLYDMDIQIELIRNQRICLYFKD